A single window of Maylandia zebra isolate NMK-2024a linkage group LG2, Mzebra_GT3a, whole genome shotgun sequence DNA harbors:
- the rell2 gene encoding uncharacterized protein rell2 yields MTELEAMGAGTPPPYIMFLVVFLFFLTGLLGFLICHLLKKKGYHCRTDVGDEEEEEKLGENADDEDEENQDTVEQILKCIIQNEANMEAFNEMLGNHKVCVRHDPRLRKESIGGIPPHLHTVHSGTDHNSCHLCAQIKSKKGRRQSRTLRAKQRPGEQTVFSVGRFRVTHTDKKSHGGPSPLAISGDQLDQSQDSDDRKDGGYNLRSMFKEVRRPSESASGVSANVGRRKKSVTIFGLRRGSDPVGMKVGEETGKDIGGVKFAVQQQPVVLEEPVPVKNIKVDLQHGTKSDSILETELQQENKTSSSLNSPSSQIKTLLNPEPCKKIQSSSGSTVVSAPSSLPIPSEKGVNVEGQWIKPEEAYEFGPLQTSTPIVPMPTSIPGFTSVTHTGQLDACSRTGSQLIQDLSSGSDMEPGLTLDSSPSSSFPIKTPSSVSSLKTPTSPLAGAASPKVGSKNMPPEAVKGELPRVLTPSPKLPLHQEMSSQSPVSYSSFRQTYSPSQARAPERELEGTTMPKAEEKLEFKRPGILKKNKLSPVAAGESKSSALSSSPEQLFKDRSSSLPLSPSSLSPSSPQGGRISSVTIVKASPDSQREFSVVTMVEEEKSTTNDQKEDDYELGAETDKRVIRSAEGEDFVPGATQPESQSGKTSGVEVIPSLSQEKEDMMEMEDIRDCKVMQVEGAQLMEEEVELKMEKD; encoded by the exons ATGACTGAATTAGAAGCCATGGGGGCAGGGACGCCTCCACCCTACATAATGTTTCTGGTggtcttccttttctttcttacgGGACTGCTGGGCTTCCTAATCTGCCACCTCTTGAAGAAGAAGGGCTATCACTGTCGAACCGACGTgggggatgaggaggaggaggagaagctaGGAGAAAATGCAGATG ATGAGGATGAAGAGAACCAGGACACGGTGGAGCAGATCCTTAAATGTATCATACAAAATGAAG CAAATATGGAAGCCTTCAATGAGATGTTGGGAAACCATAAAGTCTGCGTACGTCATGACCCCAG GTTGCGTAAGGAGTCCATTGGTGGTATTCCTCCCCATCTCCACACAGTTCACTCAGGCACCGACCACAACTCCTGCCACCTCTGTGCCCAGATTAAATCTAAAAAAGGCCGCAGACAAAGCAGAACCCTACGTGCCAAGCAACGACCTGGGGAACAGACTGTCTTCTCTGTTGGCAG GTTCCGAGTGACACACACTGATAAAAAGTCTCATGGTGGGCCAAGTCCATTGGCCATTTCAGGGGACCAGCTGGACCAATCCCAAGACAGCGATGATAGGAAAGATGGCGGATACAACCTGAGAAGCATGTTTAAGGAAGTCCGCCGACCTTCAGAAAGTGCCAGTGGAGTATCTGCAAATgtgggaagaagaaaaaagagcgTGACTATATTTGGGCTAAGGCGGGGCAGTGACCCTGTAGGTATGAAGGTAGGGGAGGAGACGGGCAAAGATATTGGAGGGGTTAAATTTGCTGTTCAGCAGCAACCTGTAGTGCTGGAAGAGCCCGTGCCTGTTAAGAACATTAAAGTTGATCTTCAGCATGGCACTAAATCTGATTCCATACTTGAGACTGAGCTACAACAGGAGAACAAAACATCAAGTTCTCTTAATTCTCCTTCTTCCCAGATTAAAACTCTGCTCAATCCTGAACCTTGTAAAAAGATCCAGTCTTCATCCGGGAGTACAGTTGTTTCTGCCCCAAGTTCTCTTCCTATTCCATCTGAGAAGGGAGTAAATGTTGAGGGTCAGTGGATAAAACCTGAAGAGGCATATGAGTTTGGTCCACTGCAGACATCTACACCCATTGTACCTATGCCCACATCAATTCCAGGTTTCACTTCTGTCACTCATACTGGTCAGCTTGACGCCTGTTCCAGGACAGGTTCTCAGCTTATTCAAGACCTAAGCTCTGGTTCAGATATGGAACCAGGTTTAACCCTAGATTCATCCCCTTCATCTTCCTTCCCAATCAAGACGCCATCTTCAGTTTCTTCATTAAAAACTCCTACATCCCCCCTAGCAGGGGCAGCAAGTCCCAAAGTTGGCTCAAAAAATATGCCACCAGAAGCTGTAAAAGGAGAACTTCCTCGTGTCCTCACACCAAGCCCGAAACTCCCACTTCACCAAGAAATGTCTAGCCAATCACCTGTTTCCTATTCATCCTTTAGACAAACTTATAGTCCATCACAAGCCCGGGCTCCGGAGAGAGAGCTTGAAGGCACCACAATGCCCAAAGCTGAAGAAAAATTAGAATTTAAGAGACCTggaattctaaaaaaaaataaactgtcaCCAGTTGCAGCAGGGGAGTCTAAAAGCTCTGCCCTTTCATCTTCACCTGAACAACTTTTTAAAGACAGATCAAGCAGTTTACCTTTGTCACCTTCTAGCCTGTCTCCCTCCTCACCTCAAGGTGGCAGAATAAGTAGTGTGACCATTGTTAAAGCCAGTCCTGACAGCCAGAGGGAGTTCTCTGTTGTCACAATGGTGGAAGAAGAGAAGTCAACCACTAACGACCAGAAAGAAGACGATTATGAACTTGGAGCTGAAACAGACAAGAGGGTTATCAGATCAGCTGAAGGAGAAGATTTTGTACCAGGTGCTACACAACCTGAGAGCCAGAGCGGAAAAACTTCTGGTGTAGAGGTTATCCCGTCTTTGAGTCAAGAGAAGGAGGACATGATGGAAATGGAAGATATTAGAGACTGCAAGGTGATGCAGGTGGAAGGAGCACAGTTAATGGAGGAAGAAGTGGAGCTGAAGATGGAAAAGGACTGA